The proteins below come from a single Rosa rugosa chromosome 2, drRosRugo1.1, whole genome shotgun sequence genomic window:
- the LOC133731072 gene encoding G-type lectin S-receptor-like serine/threonine-protein kinase At4g27290, which produces MMCGLQLFCCSFLLIIAAMLATAEASTSTFQSIKDGETIVSTDGTFELGFFTPAGASGNRYVGIWYKKISVTTVVWVANREIPLTDSSGILKITNPGILVLVNQNNTTVWSSNTSTTAPNAVAQLLDSGNLVVKDGSDKVDAEDEKYLWQSFDYPGDTLLAGMKLGRNTVTGFNWHLTSWRSPSDPSQGNFTFQHGPRGYAEQVLREGSDIRFRTGPWNGIRFSGTPHLGPNYVYTYQLVFDDHDHEEYYSYKLLNSSVLSRLVLTQDGLLQRYTWIDRTQSWFLYLTAQMDNCDNYALCGAYGACNIENSPVCGCLKGFVPKFPKDWDTMDWSNGCVRKTPLACNGDKFLKYSGVKFPNTEQSWFNKSMSLKECEMECTRNCSCTAYSNLYISEGGTGCLMWFGDLIDMRNLTENGQDIYIRMAASEQDPEDYTKINGKLANFNVKKRRIILSCIVPSTGLLILGLAFCLYICQKKHQKDGKLTHSKKEDLELPLFDLATIVSATSNFSNDNKLGEGGFGCVFKGMLRNGQEIAVKRLSKHSSQGVNEFKNEVMHIAKLQHRNLVKLLGCCIQADEMMLIYECMPNKSLDFFIFDQRKSMLLDWPKRFDIINGIARGLLYLHQDSRLRVIHRDLKAGNILLDNEFNPKISDFGLARSFGGNETVAETMRVVGTYGYMSPEYASDGFYSTKSDVFSFGVSVLEIISGKRNRGFSHPDHDLNLLGHAWNLYTEGRSIELLDTSVGNSTNPSEEVLRSIHVGLLCVQKDPEDRPSMSDVVLMLSGEGALPQPEKPGFYSKSSDRSENQVNPLSRACSANEVSFTLLEAR; this is translated from the exons ATGATGTGCGGCTTGCAACTCTTTTGCTGTTCTTTCCTGCTCATCATTGCAGCAATGCTTGCCACAGCAGAAGCCAGCACAAGTACATTTCAGTCCATCAAAGACGGCGAGACCATAGTTTCAACCGATGGAACCTTTGAGCTCGGATTCTTCACTCCTGCAGGCGCTTCTGGTAATCGATACGTAGGCATATGGTACAAGAAGATATCGGTTACAACGGTTGTGTGGGTTGCCAACAGAGAAATACCCCTCACAGATTCATCAGGTATTCTCAAAATCACTAACCCTGGAATTCTTGTCCTTGTCAACCAGAACAACACCACAGTTTGGTCCTCCAACACATCAACAACCGCACCAAATGCAGTGGCACAGCTTTTGGATTCAGGAAACCTTGTTGTGAAAGATGGCAGTGACAAAGTTGATGCAGAGGATGAGAAGTACTTGTGGCAGAGTTTTGACTACCCGGGTGATACATTGCTAGCAGGTATGAAGCTTGGTAGGAACACAGTTACAGGCTTCAATTGGCATCTTACATCATGGAGAAGTCCCTCTGATCCTTCTCAAGGCAACTTCACATTTCAACATGGTCCCAGAGGATATGCAGAACAAGTTCTGAGGGAGGGTTCAGACATAAGATTTCGGACTGGTCCATGGAATGGAATCCGGTTCAGTGGAACGCCTCATTTAGGTCCAAACTATGTTTACACATATCAGCTAGTTTTtgatgatcatgatcatgaagAATACTATAGCTATAAGCTTCTCAACAGCTCAGTTCTTTCCAGGCTGGTGTTAACTCAAGATGGGCTTCTGCAGCGCTACACATGGATCGATAGAACCCAAAGTTGGTTCCTTTACTTAACAGCACAGATGGATAACTGTGACAATTATGCACTTTGTGGTGCATATGGTGCTTGCAATATTGAGAACTCCCCAGTATGCGGCTGCTTGAAAGGTTTTGTGCCAAAATTTCCAAAAGATTGGGACACAATGGATTGGTCAAATGGGTGTGTGAGAAAGACTCCACTAGCTTGCAATGGCGACAAGTTTCTGAAGTACTCTGGGGTCAAATTTCCAAACACAGAACAATCCTGGTTTAACAAAAGTATGAGCCTCAAGGAATGCGAGATGGAGTGCACCAGAAACTGTTCCTGCACTGCTTATTCAAATTTGTATATTAGCGAAGGAGGAACTGGGTGCTTGATGTGGTTTGGCGATCTGATTGATATGAGAAATCTCACTGAAAATGGACAAGATATTTACATAAGGATGGCAGCATCAGAACAAG ATCCTGAAGACTATACAAAGATCAATGGTAAACTTGCTAATTTCAATGTAAAGAAAAGGAGGATCATATTAAGCTGTATCGTGCCATCTACTGGACTGCTGATCCTGGGCCTAGCCTTCTGTCTATACATTTGCCAGAAGAAACATCAAAAAGATG GAAAACTGACGCACAGCAAGAAGGAAGATCTTGAATTACCATTGTTTGACTTGGCTACTATTGTCTCTGCAACCAGCAACTTTTCAAACGACAATAAGCTTGGAGAAGGTGGTTTTGGATGCGTCTTTAAG GGTATGTTGAGAAATGGGCAAGAAATAGCTGTCAAAAGGCTCTCAAAACATTCTTCACAAGGAGTAAATGAGTTCAAAAATGAGGTTATGCATATTGCCAAACTCCAGCACAGGAATCTAGTGAAGCTTCTTGGATGTTGCATTCAAGCCGATGAAATGATGCTCATCTACGAATGCATGCCTAACAAAAGCTTGGacttctttatttttg ATCAAAGAAAAAGCATGCTACTAGATTGGCCTAAGCGCTTTGACATCATCAATGGTATTGCTCGGGGGCTCCTCTATCTTCATCAAGATTCTAGACTGAGAGTAATTCATAGAGATCTCAAAGCAGGCAATATTTTATTAGACAATGAATTTAACCCCAAGATCTCAGACTTTGGTCTAGCTAGAAGTTTTGGAGGAAATGAAACTGTAGCAGAAACGATGAGAGTGGTTGGAACCTATGGTTACATGTCCCCAGAATATGCAAGTGACGGGTTCTACTCTACCAAATCCGACGTCTTTAGCTTTGGTGTTTCGGTGTTGGAGATAATAAGTGGGAAGAGAAATAGAGGATTCTCTCATCCAGACCATGACCTCAACCTTCTTGGACAT GCATGGAATCTATACACGGAAGGCAGGTCCATAGAATTGCTTGATACATCAGTAGGGAACTCCACTAATCCATCTGAGGAAGTTCTGCGCTCAATTCATGTGGGTCTTTTATGTGTGCAGAAAGATCCAGAAGATAGGCCAAGCATGTCAGATGTTGTTCTAATGTTGAGTGGTGAAGGTGCATTGCCTCAACCTGAAAAACCTGGGTTTTATAGTAAAAGTAGTGATAGGTCTGAAAACCAAGTCAATCCTTTATCTAGAGCATGCTCGGCTAATGAAGTTAGTTTTACGCTACTTGAGGCTAGATGA